In Actinomadura luteofluorescens, the sequence ACCGACCGCACGCGCATCTACGGCGCGTTCGCCCTGCTCGCCGCCGTGGGCCTGGTGACGGGCGTGATCATCGTCGCGCGGTGGGCGTCGCCGCTGGTCTCGCTGGTCCCGGCGCTGGCGCTGCTCGGCGCGTCCGCCTTCTTCCTGGCCGACCCCGGCCGCGCCCTCGACCTGCCCGGCAGGGTTCCGCCGGCCGGCGACATGGACTACGGCCTGCGCATGCTGCTCGGGTCGGGCGTGTACGCGATGATGGGGTTCGCGCTGCTGATGCCCGCCTGGGCGCCGCGGCGCTGGGGGTCGGGCCGCAGGGAAGACCGCGCCGACGCGGACTTCTACTCCGCCGTGGGACGCTGACGGGCCGGGCCCCCGCGCGAGGCCCGGCCCGCGTCACGGGGCCCGGTCAGGTCCGGCAGAGGCGATCAGCCCTGCTTCGCGTTGATGACGAAGTGCGTCGTGTAGGTCTCGGCCAGGTCGATCTCGCCCTTCTTCTCCGCCACCTCGGGGGAGAACTGCGCCAGCACCTTCAGGACGTTCTCCGCGGCGTCCGGCTTCATCACGCCGTCCCCGTTGAACATGCTGATCGAGTCGCCGACGGCCTTCTCGTACAGCGCCGGGTCGCCGCCCGCGTAGTCCTTCGGCATCTTCGCCGCGATCTCCGCCGGCTTGTGCTGCTTGATCCAGCCGAGCGTCTTGACGAAGGCGTTGGCGAGCTTCTGCACGGTCTCGCCGTGCGACTTCACGTACGCGCAGTCCATGTAGAGCGAGCTGGACGGGTAGAGCCCGCCGAGCGCCTGGCGGGTGCCGTCCTCGGTGCGCATCTCGACCATGACCTTGCCCTTGCCGGTGCTGACGAGCTTGGCGATGGTCGGGTCGGTCGTCATGCCGGCGTCGATGCCGCCGTTCTCCATCGTGGAGATGAACGTCTGGCCCGCGCCCGCCTTCACCGTCGTGTAGTCGGAGGTCTTGACGCCGTTGCGCACGGCCAGCGCGCGGGTGATGAAGTCGGTGGACGATCCCGGGCTGGTCACGCCGAGCTTCTTGCCCTTGAACCCGGCCGGGGAGGTCAGCGAGCCCGCCTTGGACGCCGTGACCATCTCCGCCTCGCCGGGCACGTCCGCCATCTGCACGACGCTCTGCACGCACTTGCCCTTGGTCTGCAGGTGGATGGCGTGGTCGTAGAAGCCGACGACGCCCTGGACGTCCCCGGCGATGAGCACGTTCTCGGCCTGCGCGCCGGCGGGCTCGGTGAGCAGCTGGACGTCCAGGCCCTGCTCCTTGAAGTACCCGAGCTGCTCGGTCAGCTTGGCGGGCAGGTAGATGACCTTGTCGATCCCGCCCACCATGATCTTGACGGTGCCGCCGGACCCGCCGTCGGCCCCGGACCCGGAACGGGAGTCGCGGCAGGCGGACAGGGACGACAGGGCTGTGAGGGCGGCGAGCGCGGCGGCGCCCGCCCGGAGGGAGGTGCTGGGCATGACGGTTCTCCTGGTCGTGCTGGTGAGGGGTGGGAAGGCCCGGGAGCGGGGGCCGGGCGGGGCGGGGTCAGAGCTGGACGTCGTGGCCGGACGCGGCGGGCCGCCAGCGCAGCAGCCGGCCCTCCAGCAGCGTGAGCAGGTACTCGGCGAGCAGGGCCAGCACGGTGATGATGATCATCCCGGCGTAGATCCCGGCGGCGTCGAAGGTGCCCTGGGAGTGGTTGATGAGCAGGCCGAGGCCCTTGTCGGCGCCGGTGTACTCGCCGACGATCGCGCCGATGATGGCGAACCCGAACGCCGAGTGCAGCGAGGCGAGGATCCACGAGGTGGCGCTCGGCACCACGATCGTCCACAGCACCTGCGTCCGGCCCGCGCCGAGGATCCGCGCGTTGTTGACCAGGTTCCGGTCGACCTCGCGGGCGCCCTGGAAGGCGTTGAAGAAGACCGCGAAGAACACCAGCACGAACGCCGTCGCGATCTTGGACTGCATGCCGAGCCCGAACCAGATGATGAACAGCGAGGCCAGGATGATGCGCGGGATCGCGTTGACGGCCTTGATGAACGGCGCGCACACGTCCGACAGGAACCGGCTGCGGCCGAGCACGATGCCGAGCACGACCCCGCCGGCCGCACCGAGCGCGAAGCCCGCGACCGCCTCCTGGAGCGTGACCGAGATCTGCTCCCAGATCGACCCCTGCGAGGTGCCCTCGGTGAACCAGTCGACGAGCCGTTCCCAGATCTTCGACGGCATCGAGTAGTAGAACGGGTCGATCCAGTGGCGCGCGGCCAGCTCCCACGATCCGAGCCAGACCGCCACGAGCGCGACCCGGACGCCGGTGATGCCGAGGGTGCGGCGCAGCCCGGCGGTGCGCAGCCGCGCGATCGCGGCCCGGTCGCCGTGGTCGTCCGCCGGTACGGCGGCCTTCGGAGCGGGCTCGGGCGGGCCGGTGGTCTCCGCGGCGGTCTCCGCGGTGGTCTCCGCCTCGCGCGTCCTCGTCTCACGCCGCATGTCCGGCCCCTCTCTCGCGGGTGATCTGGACCTCTTCGCGCAGCGATTCCCACACCTCGCGGTAGATGTCGAGGAACGCGCCCGTCAGCCGGACCTCCTCGGCGTCGCGCGGCCGCTCCAGCGGCACCTCGAACACGCCCTTGATCGTCGCGGGCCCCGCGGTCATGACCACGACCCGGTCGGACAGCACGAGCGCCTCCTCCAGGTCGTGCGTGACGAACACGACGGCGGCGCCGGACCCCGACCACAGGCGCAGCAGCTCGTCCTGCATGAGACCGCGGGTCTGGACGTCCAGGGCGGAGAACGGCTCGTCCATGAGCAGCACGGACGGCTCGTTGACGAGGGTCTGCGCGAGCGCCACGCGCTTGCGCATCCCGCCCGACAGCTGGTGGGGGTAGTAGCCCTCGAATCCGGCGAGGCCGACCCGCGCGACCCAGTCCCGGGCGCGGTCGCGGGCCTCGCGCTTGCCGGCGCCCCGGTAGCGGGGCCCCGCCGCGACGTTGTCGAGGACGGACCGCCACGGCAGGACGGCGTCGTTCTGGAACATGTAGCCGACCCCGTCGGGGATCCCCTCGACGGGCCGGCCGTGGACGAGGACGCGGCCCGCGGACGCCGGCTCCAGTCCGGAGACCAGGGACAGGGTGGTCGACTTGCCGCAGCCGGTCGGGCCGACCACGGCGACGAACTCGCCCGGCCCCACGGCCATGTGCAGGTCCCTGACCGCCGTGTGGACGCCGCCCGCCGACCGGAAGCGCTTGGTGGCGCCGTCCAGTTCGATCACGGGCCCGGCGGGCCGCCCGGCGCTGTCTGGCTTGGGTGATGCTGATGTGGACACGGCGGCACCGTACGAATGTGGCGCGCGTCACCGGAACCCTTGCCCGCGATGTGCTCGCAAGCCGCGAATCCCCACGTTGAGCGCGATAGCCGAGGTTCTGCGCGTTCTGCTCACGCGGGGTCTGGGCGGCCGGGCCGGATTGGTCTACGGTGCACCTCATGCCCGTCCGGCCCCGCATCTCCTTCGCCCGCCAGGTGCTGATCCTGCAGGTGGGCGTGGTCGTCGTGGTGGCGGTCCTCGGGTACGGGCTGGTCGCCTGGATGCTCGACGGGCGGCTCCGCGACCAGTACGGCCAGCGGGCCCTCACGGTGGCGCGCAGCGTCGCCGTCGACCCGCAGATCGCGGCGGCGGTCGCCGCCGGCGACCCCGCCGGGCTCGTCCAGGACCGCGCCGAGCGGGTCCGGGTCCGGACCGGGGCGCTGTTCGTCGTGGTGACCGACAACCGCGGGCTGCGCCTGTCCCACCCGAACCCGCTGGAGCTCGGCCGGCACGTCAGCACCGACCCCTCCGACGCGCTCGCCGGGCGGGAGGTCGTCCGCGTCGAGCGCGGCACGCTCGGCCTGTCCGCGCGCGGCAAGGTGCCGCTGTACGGCCCGGGCGGGCGGATCCTCGGCGAGGTCAGCGTCGGGTTCGACGCCCGCGCCATCGACCGGGAGCTCGGGCACGTGCTGCGCGAGATGTCGCTGTTCGTCGCGGGGGCCGTCCTGCTCGGCGTCGTCGCGTCCGCCGCGATCGGCCGCAGGCTGAAGCGGCAGACGCTCGGCCTCGAACCGTACGAGCTGGTCGAGCTCGTCCACGAGCGGGAGGCGGTGCTGCACGGCGTCGGCGAGGGAGTCGTGGCCGTCGACACCGCGGGCCGGATCGCGGTCTGCAACGACGAGGCGTCCCGGCTGCTCGGCGTCGCGCCGGAGCGCGGCGCCCCCGCCGGGGACCTCGCCGCGCGGGGTGCGCTCCGCGACGTCCTCACGGGGCGGCGCGACGCCGCGAACCTGTTCGTCACGGCGGGGGAGCGCGTCCTCGTCGTCAACCGGCGGGAGGTTCGCAGGCACCGCCGCGACCTCGGCGCCGTCATCACGCTTCGCGACCGCACCGACCTGGAGACCCTCGCCCGCGAGCTGGACTCGGTCAGCACCCTCTTCGACGCCCTCCGCGCGCAGCGCCACGAGTACGCCAACCGGCTCCACACCCTCTCGGGGCTGCTCCAGCTCGGCCACAGCGAGGAGGCCGCCGACTACGTCGGCACCCTGATGGAGGACGCCGCGCGCCGCGCCCCGGCGCCCGACAACCTCCCCGACCCCCTGTCGGACCCGTACCTGCGCGCGTTCCTGTCCGCCAAGTCCGCCGTCGCCGCCGAGAAGGGCGTCCGGCTCGACATCGGCGCCGGCAGCTACGTGCCGGGCCGCGTCGCCGACGCCCTGGACGTGACGACCGTCGTCGGCAACCTCGTCGACAACGCCGTCGAGGCGGCGCGGCTCGGGCGGCGGCGGCCCGCCCGCGTCGAGGTCGAGCTGCTCGGCGACGGCCGCGACCTGCACGCCACCGTCACCGACTCCGGCGACGGCCTGCCGGACGGCCTGCGCGACGCCGTCTTCGACGACGGCGTCTCCACCCGCGACACCGCGGCGGGCCGCTCGCGCGGACTCGGGCTCGGCCTGGCGCGCCGCACCGCCCGCGCCCGCGGCGGCGACGTGACGTTCGTGGACGCGGGAACGGGCGGGCCGGAGGGGTGCGGGGCCGTGGCGGTCGCCCGGCTCCCCGGGGTGCTGGGCGCGGAGGCGGTGCGATGATCGACGTGCTCGTGGTGGACGACGACTTCCGCGTGGCGCAGGTCCACGCCGGGTTCGTGGCGGCGCTGCGGGGGTTCGCGGTGACCGGGCTCGCGCACTCCGCCGCGCAGGCCAGGTCCATGGCCGCCGAGCTGCGGCCCGCCCTGGTCCTGCTGGACGTCTACCTGCCGGACGCCTCGGGCCTGTCCCTGCTGCCCGAGCTGGACGCCGACGTCATCATGGCGACGGCGGCGGCCGACCCCCGCGCCGTGCGCGAGGCGCTCCGGCACGGCGCCCTGCACTACCTGATCAAGCCGTTCACCGCCGCCGCGCTGAACGAGCGCCTCACCGCCTACGCCCGCTACCGGGAGGCGCTGTCCGGCGGGAGCGAGCTCTCCCAGGCGGCCCTCGACGGCGCCGTCCGCGCCCTGTACGCGCCGCTGCACGCCCGCACGCCCGCCCCCAAGGGCCAGTCGCCCGTGACGACGCGGCTGGTCAGCGACGCGCTGCGGCGGGCGGACGCGCCGCGTTCCGCGGCCGAGATCGCCGACGAGGTCGGCATCTCCCGCGCCACCGCCCAGCGCTACCTCGCGGCGCTCGCCGAGGCCGGGCGGGTCGTGGTGACGCTGCGCTACGGCGCCACGGGCCGGCCCGAGCACCAGTACGCGTGGTCGCCCCGGTAGAGGCCGGCGAGGACGTCCTCGATGCCCGCCTCGCGCAGCGAGATGTCGCGGATGTCGTGGTCGCGGGCGAGCGCCGCGACCACCGCCGCCGCGTTCGCCGCGTTCGGCAGCCGGAGCCACTGCCGCGGCCCCTCCACCCGCTCGGCCTCGATCCCGTCCAGCATGATCGGCGGCGCCGGCCGGGCGAGCTCCACGACCAGCAGCCGGTCGGCGTCCACGGTGCGGCGCAGCTCCTCCAGCCCGCCGTCGTAGGCGAGCCGGCCGTGGTCGACGATCATGACGCGGCGGCAGAGCCGCTCGATGTCGCCGAGGTCGTGCGTGGTCAGCAGGATCGTGGTGCCGCGCTCGGCGTTGACGCGTTCCAGGAAGTCGCGGACGGTCGCCTTGCTCACCACGTCCAGGCCGATCGTCGGCTCGTCCAGGACGAGCAGTTCCGGGTCGTGCAGCAGCGCCGCCGCGAGGTCGCCCCGCATCCGCTGGCCGAGGCTGAGCTGCCGGACCGGGGTGTCCAGGAACGGCTCCAGCTCCAGCAGCGCGGTCAGCTCCGCGAGCCGGGCCCGGTGCGCGGCGGCCTCGACCCGGTAGAGCCGCCGCACGAGCGCCAGGCTGGCGCGCAGCGGCAGGTCCCACCACAGCGTCGTCCGCTGCCCGAACACCACCCCGATGCGGCGCGCGAGCGTCGTGCGGCGCCGCGACGGGTCCAGCCCGCACACCCGCAGGGTGCCGGACGACGCGGTGAGGATCCCGGTCAGCATCTTGATCGTCGTGGACTTCCCGGCCCCGTTGGGGCCGAGGTAGCCGACGAACTCGCCCCGCTCCACCGTGAACGACACCCCGTCCACCGCGCGCACCGGCCGGCGCGCCCGCCGCAGGACGCCCGAGCGCGTTCGCACGGTGAAGGTCTTGACCACGTCCTCGGCCTCGATCATCGGCACCGGCATCAGCTCCCTGTCGATCGGTAGTGCCGCAGGCCGGCCCGCCATGCGGTCGCCGCCGCCGCGCACAGCGCCGCGGCGACCGCCGGGGAGGCGAACCGCGCCGCGCCCGGCAGCCCGAGCGGGTCGGGACGGTCCAGGACGTACAGCGCGGGCTGCCAGTTGACGAACGCCAGCGGCACGACGAACGTCACCCCGCGGACCAGGTCGCGGGCGAACACGGTCAGCGGGTACTGGGTGAGGAACGCGCCGCCGTAGGTGAGCGACTTGCTCGCCCCGTGGCTGTCGACGAGCACGAACTGCATCGCGGCCGTCAGCACCCACAGCCCCCCGAAGATCGCCCCCCCGGACAGCACCATGACGGGGATCATCACCAGGCGGCCCGGGGTCCAGTGGACCTCCAGCCCGCTGAGCGCGTACCCGAGCACCAGCACGGCCGGGACGAGCTTGCCGAGCCGGCGCGGCGTGAAGCCCTCCGTCGCGATCTGGACCAGCGGACTCACCGGGCGCACCAGCATCGCGTCCAGCGACCCCTCCCGCACGTGCGCCCCGAGCCGCTCGGTCGAGCCGAGGACGATGTCGGAGAGCGCGAAGGACAGCGCCGACGTACCGTACAGGAACAGGACCTCGGACACGCCGAACCCGGCGATGCGCGGCGCCCGCGAGAACAGCACCATGATCGCGGCCGCGTCCAGGACGGAGACGACCGCGGTGGCCAGGCCGAGCAGCACCATCGACACCGGGTACTGCGCCGCGGCGCGGATCCACGTCCAGGCGAGCAGCCCGTACACGCGCAGCGCGCCGGGCGCGGCGGGCTCAGCCACCGTGGACCACCAGCCTCCGCCGGGCCGCCCGCGTGACCAGTGCCCCCGCCCCGAGCAGGACGGCCGCCCATCCCGCCTGGAAGGCCAGCGCGCCGGCCAGGCCGGCGCCGTCGTGGCGGCCGAGGAACACGTCCGCCGGCACCTGGATCTGCGCCGCCCACGGCAGGAGTTCGGCGGCCTGGCCGAGCCGCCCGGGGAACACGACGAGCGGCAGGATCATCCCGGAGAAGAACAGCGACATCACGAGCGTGACGGCGCTCAGGCCGCGGTCGTCGTGCAGCCAGAACATCCCCATCGCCACCAGGTAGCGCAGCCCGAAGCTCACCACCGCCGCCAGGACCAGCGCCACCGCGAACGCGGCCAGGTGCGCCGGAGCCGGCCACCGGAAGGGGAACGCCAGGGCGCCGGCCAGCAGCGGCGGCCCCGCGCGCAGCACCAGCGAACTCGCCGCGCGGCCGAGGTCGTGCGCCAGCCACCAGCCCATCAGCCCGGCGGGGCGGTGCAGGTCGATCGCGACGTCCCCGTTGCGGATGCGCTCGGTCAGCTCCATCCCGCCGAAGACCTGCACCGGCCCGATCAGGGCCTGGGTGACGAAGCAGAAGGTCACGGCGTCGGCGGCCGCGTACCCGCCGAGCGACGGCCGGACCTCCCACAGCGCCAGCAGCACGTAGGCGCGCAGGAAGCCGAACATCGTGTTGGTGAGCGACTCGGTCAGGGATCCGAGCGGATAGGCGGTGTGGCGGCGGAACCCGTACCACCACACCCACGGAAGAACGCCCACCTGCCGGGATCCTAGACCGGCGGCCCGGCCCCGACCACGTACTTTCGCACACAGACGGGCCCCCGGCGGGTCGCGCCGGGGGCCCGGTCCACGTGCGGGACGGACTCAGTCCTGCGGGATGTCGGGCTTGACGGGGGAGTAGAGCCAGTCCTTGAAGAACCCGCTCAGGTCCTGCCCGGCGATCCGCTGGGCCAGCGCCGTGAACTGCCCGGTCCGGGCGTTGCCGTACTTGTGCTGCGCGTACCACGTCCGGAGCAGGGTGAAGAACTTCTCGTCACCGATCTTCTCGCGGAGGAACTGCAGCATCATGCCGCCGCCGCTGTACACGCGGTCGTTGAACATGGTGTCGCGCTGCGGGTCGGCGGTCAGCACCGACCAGTACGGGCGCCCCGCCGCGTCGGGGAACGGGCGGGCGGCGTAGGTGGCGCGGGCCGCGTCGTGCACGGAGCGGCCGCCGTCCACCTCGGTGTAGTACCACGCGGACCAGGTGGCGAAGCTCTCGTTCAGCCACACGTCCTTCCACTGCGCGGGCGAGACCGCGTCGCCGTACCACTGGTGCGCCAGCTCGTGCGCGATCGTGCCGGTGCTGCGCACGGCCGAGTACACGGGCTTGCTCTGCGTCTCCAGGGAGAACCCGAGCGGCTGGCCGTTGAAACGGGCGTCGTCGGCGATCGCGCCGGTGCTGCCGAACGCGTACTCCCCGAACGTCTTCGACCAGAGGTCGGTGACCTCGCTGGTGGTGTCGTAGAAGAAGCTCACCGCGTCCGGCTGGGCGGCGAGCAGCTCGGGGTCGACGGCCGTGTAGTTGGGGACGCCGCGCGGCGTCCGGCCCTGCCTCACGTCCCACCGCCCGATGTCGATCGTGGTGAGGTAGCTCGCCATCGGGCTGTCCTCGCGCCATTTGAAGACCTCCGCGCGGGTCTTGGACGCGCGGCGGCTGAAGCCGGCCACGGCGGAGCGGTGCCCCGCCGGGCGGCCGTTGGCGACGGCCGTCAGGCCCTTCGGCACCGTGATCGTGTAGTCGTAGGTGGCCTTGTCGCTCGGGTGGTCGTTCACGGGGAACCAGGTGCTGGCGCCGTTCGGCTCGCCGCCGACGAACGCGCCGTCGGGGGTGTGCAGGAAGCCGTAGGGGGAGCCGAAGACGATCGGGGAGCCCACGATGGTCTGCGGCACGCCGCCGTACCTGATGACCGCGGTGAAGGTCCGTCCCTTGCGCAGCCCCTGCCGCGGCGTGATGACCAGTTCCTGGCCGTGCCGCTCGTAGCGGGCCTGTCGCCGGTCGACCCAGACCTTGTCGACGTCCATCCCGGACAGGTCGAGGTCGAACCGCGACAGGTCCTGGGTGGCGCGCGCGGTGACGGTCACGGTGCCGTCGAGCTGGTCGTGGTCGGGGTCGTAGCTCAGGTCCAGCGAGTAGTGGCGGACGTCGTAGCCGCCGTTGCCCTCCAGCGGGAAGTAGGGGTCGCCGACACCGGGGGCGCCGGGGGTGAAGCGCCCGTGCTGGCCGTGCCCGTCCGCGGAGGCGGCGGGCGCGAGCGCGACGACGCTCACCGCGGCGACGGCGAGCGGAAGCATCCGGCCGGGGATCGCCCGGGACCGGATGAACCGGGGGTGACGCGCCATCAGGGGTCCTCTCTCAGAGAGATCGAATAGCGGGGCTCACGATGCGCCCCGACGGCGGCGTTTGTCGAGATCCATTGCCGAATGTGGCCGGAACGTGAGGGCCGGACAAGGGTGGCCAGAGGGGCGGCGGGGGTGTTCCGGGACGCCGTAAGGCCCCCGCGGGTGTAGGGACGCGGGGGCCTTAGGGGTCCTGGGGATCAGGCCGGAGAGCGGGGCCGGCGGCGCCGGCCGGCGCGGGTCAGTGGAACTGGCCCTCTTCCGTCGAGCCCTTCAGGGCGGTGGTGGAGGAGTCGGGGCTGATGGCGGTGCTGACCATGTCGAAGTAGCCGGTGCCGGCCTCGCGCTGGTGCTTGACCGCGGTGAAGCCCTTCTCGGCCGCCGCGAACTCGCGCTCCTGCAGGTCGAC encodes:
- a CDS encoding ABC transporter substrate-binding protein, with product MPSTSLRAGAAALAALTALSSLSACRDSRSGSGADGGSGGTVKIMVGGIDKVIYLPAKLTEQLGYFKEQGLDVQLLTEPAGAQAENVLIAGDVQGVVGFYDHAIHLQTKGKCVQSVVQMADVPGEAEMVTASKAGSLTSPAGFKGKKLGVTSPGSSTDFITRALAVRNGVKTSDYTTVKAGAGQTFISTMENGGIDAGMTTDPTIAKLVSTGKGKVMVEMRTEDGTRQALGGLYPSSSLYMDCAYVKSHGETVQKLANAFVKTLGWIKQHKPAEIAAKMPKDYAGGDPALYEKAVGDSISMFNGDGVMKPDAAENVLKVLAQFSPEVAEKKGEIDLAETYTTHFVINAKQG
- a CDS encoding ABC transporter permease — its product is MRRETRTREAETTAETAAETTGPPEPAPKAAVPADDHGDRAAIARLRTAGLRRTLGITGVRVALVAVWLGSWELAARHWIDPFYYSMPSKIWERLVDWFTEGTSQGSIWEQISVTLQEAVAGFALGAAGGVVLGIVLGRSRFLSDVCAPFIKAVNAIPRIILASLFIIWFGLGMQSKIATAFVLVFFAVFFNAFQGAREVDRNLVNNARILGAGRTQVLWTIVVPSATSWILASLHSAFGFAIIGAIVGEYTGADKGLGLLINHSQGTFDAAGIYAGMIIITVLALLAEYLLTLLEGRLLRWRPAASGHDVQL
- a CDS encoding ABC transporter ATP-binding protein, with protein sequence MSTSASPKPDSAGRPAGPVIELDGATKRFRSAGGVHTAVRDLHMAVGPGEFVAVVGPTGCGKSTTLSLVSGLEPASAGRVLVHGRPVEGIPDGVGYMFQNDAVLPWRSVLDNVAAGPRYRGAGKREARDRARDWVARVGLAGFEGYYPHQLSGGMRKRVALAQTLVNEPSVLLMDEPFSALDVQTRGLMQDELLRLWSGSGAAVVFVTHDLEEALVLSDRVVVMTAGPATIKGVFEVPLERPRDAEEVRLTGAFLDIYREVWESLREEVQITRERGAGHAA
- a CDS encoding sensor histidine kinase, with translation MPVRPRISFARQVLILQVGVVVVVAVLGYGLVAWMLDGRLRDQYGQRALTVARSVAVDPQIAAAVAAGDPAGLVQDRAERVRVRTGALFVVVTDNRGLRLSHPNPLELGRHVSTDPSDALAGREVVRVERGTLGLSARGKVPLYGPGGRILGEVSVGFDARAIDRELGHVLREMSLFVAGAVLLGVVASAAIGRRLKRQTLGLEPYELVELVHEREAVLHGVGEGVVAVDTAGRIAVCNDEASRLLGVAPERGAPAGDLAARGALRDVLTGRRDAANLFVTAGERVLVVNRREVRRHRRDLGAVITLRDRTDLETLARELDSVSTLFDALRAQRHEYANRLHTLSGLLQLGHSEEAADYVGTLMEDAARRAPAPDNLPDPLSDPYLRAFLSAKSAVAAEKGVRLDIGAGSYVPGRVADALDVTTVVGNLVDNAVEAARLGRRRPARVEVELLGDGRDLHATVTDSGDGLPDGLRDAVFDDGVSTRDTAAGRSRGLGLGLARRTARARGGDVTFVDAGTGGPEGCGAVAVARLPGVLGAEAVR
- a CDS encoding response regulator, which codes for MIDVLVVDDDFRVAQVHAGFVAALRGFAVTGLAHSAAQARSMAAELRPALVLLDVYLPDASGLSLLPELDADVIMATAAADPRAVREALRHGALHYLIKPFTAAALNERLTAYARYREALSGGSELSQAALDGAVRALYAPLHARTPAPKGQSPVTTRLVSDALRRADAPRSAAEIADEVGISRATAQRYLAALAEAGRVVVTLRYGATGRPEHQYAWSPR
- a CDS encoding ABC transporter ATP-binding protein; protein product: MPVPMIEAEDVVKTFTVRTRSGVLRRARRPVRAVDGVSFTVERGEFVGYLGPNGAGKSTTIKMLTGILTASSGTLRVCGLDPSRRRTTLARRIGVVFGQRTTLWWDLPLRASLALVRRLYRVEAAAHRARLAELTALLELEPFLDTPVRQLSLGQRMRGDLAAALLHDPELLVLDEPTIGLDVVSKATVRDFLERVNAERGTTILLTTHDLGDIERLCRRVMIVDHGRLAYDGGLEELRRTVDADRLLVVELARPAPPIMLDGIEAERVEGPRQWLRLPNAANAAAVVAALARDHDIRDISLREAGIEDVLAGLYRGDHAYWCSGRPVAP
- a CDS encoding ABC transporter permease — its product is MAEPAAPGALRVYGLLAWTWIRAAAQYPVSMVLLGLATAVVSVLDAAAIMVLFSRAPRIAGFGVSEVLFLYGTSALSFALSDIVLGSTERLGAHVREGSLDAMLVRPVSPLVQIATEGFTPRRLGKLVPAVLVLGYALSGLEVHWTPGRLVMIPVMVLSGGAIFGGLWVLTAAMQFVLVDSHGASKSLTYGGAFLTQYPLTVFARDLVRGVTFVVPLAFVNWQPALYVLDRPDPLGLPGAARFASPAVAAALCAAAATAWRAGLRHYRSTGS
- a CDS encoding ABC transporter permease produces the protein MGVLPWVWWYGFRRHTAYPLGSLTESLTNTMFGFLRAYVLLALWEVRPSLGGYAAADAVTFCFVTQALIGPVQVFGGMELTERIRNGDVAIDLHRPAGLMGWWLAHDLGRAASSLVLRAGPPLLAGALAFPFRWPAPAHLAAFAVALVLAAVVSFGLRYLVAMGMFWLHDDRGLSAVTLVMSLFFSGMILPLVVFPGRLGQAAELLPWAAQIQVPADVFLGRHDGAGLAGALAFQAGWAAVLLGAGALVTRAARRRLVVHGG
- a CDS encoding M1 family metallopeptidase, whose amino-acid sequence is MARHPRFIRSRAIPGRMLPLAVAAVSVVALAPAASADGHGQHGRFTPGAPGVGDPYFPLEGNGGYDVRHYSLDLSYDPDHDQLDGTVTVTARATQDLSRFDLDLSGMDVDKVWVDRRQARYERHGQELVITPRQGLRKGRTFTAVIRYGGVPQTIVGSPIVFGSPYGFLHTPDGAFVGGEPNGASTWFPVNDHPSDKATYDYTITVPKGLTAVANGRPAGHRSAVAGFSRRASKTRAEVFKWREDSPMASYLTTIDIGRWDVRQGRTPRGVPNYTAVDPELLAAQPDAVSFFYDTTSEVTDLWSKTFGEYAFGSTGAIADDARFNGQPLGFSLETQSKPVYSAVRSTGTIAHELAHQWYGDAVSPAQWKDVWLNESFATWSAWYYTEVDGGRSVHDAARATYAARPFPDAAGRPYWSVLTADPQRDTMFNDRVYSGGGMMLQFLREKIGDEKFFTLLRTWYAQHKYGNARTGQFTALAQRIAGQDLSGFFKDWLYSPVKPDIPQD